The genomic region CCCGACCTACGTAAGAAGAAATAGATATGCGATCATGAATCTTCAAAAGATAACGTTTAAAAATGCTGAAGGCCAGACATTGGTGGGCAGGCTAGAAATGCCTGTAGATCAACACCCCCATAATTATGCCATTTTTGCCCATTGTTTTACCTGTAATAAAAATCTGTTGGCCATTAAAAATATTGGAAAGGCATTGACCGCCAACGGTTTCGCCGTGTTACGTTTTGACTTTACGGGGCTGGGGGAAAGTGAAGGTGATTTTGCGGATACTAATTTTTCGGGCAATGTTTCCGATTTAGTGGCAGCGGCCCGTTATCTGGGAAATCATTATAAAGCCCCTACATTACTTATAGGGCACTCGCTCGGTGGGGCAGCATCTATATTTGCTGCGGCGGAAATACCATCCGTTAAAGCGGTTGCTACTATCGGGGCACCTTCAAACCCGGTTCACGTGCAACATTTACTAAAAAGTGGTATCGCCGAAATAGAGGCGAATGGGAAAGCGGTCGTTAATTTAAGTGGCAGGGACTTTACCATAAAAAAACAGTTTTTGGACGATTTGGAAAACAAACCCCTTACAACGGTAGCTAAAAAATTGCGAAAGCCTTTACTCTTGTTACATTCGCCACAAGATGATACCGTAGGGATAAAAAATGCCGAGGAAATTTATGTGGCGGCACATCATCCCAAAAGTTTTGTCTCCTTGGATGGTGCCGATCATCTTTTAATGGATAAAAAAGATTCCCAATACGTTGGAAAAGTAATTGCCGGGTGGTCACAGCGTTACGTTGATATCCCTTCGGAAAACACTCTAAAGACCAAACACCAAGTTGTAGCAAGTTTGGATGGTGAAGATGGCTTTACAACCCCGATGAAGGTGGGAAGGCATTTTTTGACAGCGGACGAACCCGTTGATGTGGGCGGTAATGATTACGGCCCTTCGCCCTACGAGTTGGTTTCCGCAGGACTGTCAGCCTGCACGGCAATGACCATTCAAATGTATGCGAAACGTAAAGGTTGGCCTGTTGAAAATGTACAGGTACATACATCGTATGACAAATCGCACGCAGAAGATTGTATGGATTGCGAATCCGATAACGCTAAAATAGATACCTTCAACAGGGAAATAAAATTAACAGGGAATATAGATGAAAAACAGATTGAGCGGATACTACAAATCGCCGATAAATGCCCCGTACACCGAACTTTACATAGTAAAACACAAGTAATTACAAAGTTGATCACATAGTGAAAAGCCCAGCTTTTGAAATATCGATTACGGGAAGCTATTATTCGCTGCTATTACCAGAGAAAATCGTAAAGCCTTTTCTAGAAAAAAAGTTGAAGAGGGTAAAAGCAAAAGCCAGCTTTCAAGGAAAGGAATTAGAGTTTCATGCAGCGATACAAAAAAGAAACGGGCAGCATTACATGATGTTCGGCAAACGATATCAAAAAGAACTGGGCATTTTTCCCAATGACTATTTTAAGCTTCAATTTTTCGAGGACACCTCTAAGTATGGGGTTGAAATGCCGGAAGAACTTGATGCCGTACTTTTGAGCGATTATGATGCTCATGAAATATTCGAATCGTTTACCGATGGTAAAAAAAGAGGATTGATCTATGCCATTTCAAGATATAAAAACTCCCAGACCCGAATTGATAAATCCCTGATCCTATGCGAAAATCTCAAAAGAGGGTTAAGGGACAATCGGATATTGTTAAAATCTGATTGAATAGCGTTTGACAAACCTTCGAATATTGTTTAACTTTAGAAAATAACTAAAAAACAAAAATCAAAATGAAAAGAATACAAACACTGGCACTTGGTTTGATACTGACCGCTTCATTCAGCTGTAAAGAAGTGAAAAAAGAAGCAGAGGAAGCCAAAGAGGAAATAGAGGAAACTGCTAAAGAGACAAAAGAAGAGGTAATGGCCGAGACCATCAAATTTACCATGCAGCCGAAAAGCGATAGTAAGGTAACCGGTGAGGTAACTTTCAAAGAAGAAGACGGCAAGGTAATGATGATGGCCTCCTTATCCGGATTAACAGAGGGCGAACACGCCATACACATACACGAAAAAGCGGACTGCTCTTCCGCCGACGGGAAATCTACAGGAGGCCACTGGAACCCAACAGCTCAACCGCACGGTAAATGGGGAGCAGAAGAAGGCTATCATAAAGGCGATATCGGAAATTTTCCAGCAGATGCAGACGGTAATGCCACCATTGAGTTCGCTACGGATGAATGGTGCATCGGGTGTGAGGATGAGAGCAAAAACATTGTGGGTAAAGCCGTAATCGTACACGAAGGTGTAGATGACTACACATCACAACCCAGCGGTGCGGCCGGTAAAAGGGTAAGCTGTACGGGCATTATCCAATAAAAATAGAATTGATTCCAAAAAAAAGCCGTTTTACCAGCGGCTTTTTTTTATTTTCACGGTACGCTAACTACTGCGTTTATGCAACTAGAGGTATTGGTAAAAAATTTTCGGAAAAAAGACATGGCCGCATTTGAACGGTTACATGCCATGTACGCCGAAAATATATGTGGAGCAATCAATACCATAGTAAAGAACGATGTATTGGCACAGGAAATATGTCAAGATGTTTTTGTCAAGATTTGGAACAATGCGGAAACGTATAACCCCTCTAAGGGACGCTTTTTTACTTGGGTATTGAACATAGCCCGCAATGCCGCTATCGATAAAATACGTTCTAGGTCGTATAAAAACGAAAAGAAGAACCTTTCTACAGATCATTTCGTAGGTATCGTGGAAAGTAGTGAAGATGAACCTAGAAATTTTGATGCCGCCGGACTAAAAAAATTGGTAAAAAACCTTAAGGAAAAATGTATTCAAATCATAGATCTAATTTATTTTAAGGGGTATACCCAAAAGGAAGTTGCCGAGGAGCTTGAAATTCCGATAGGTACCGTAAAAACCAGGAACAGAAGCTGTATTTCCCAATTAAGGGAAAATATGAAGCTATGATATGGATAGTAAAACTTACATAGCGTCAGGAATATTAGAGCTATACGTAGCCGGTACACTTTCAGATAAAGAAAATCTGGAAGTATACGAGTATGCCCAAAAACATCCCGAAATCCTTAAAGAAATCGAGGCAATAGAAGCATCTATCCTTAAATTATCCGAAAAGGCCTCACCAGGATTACCACACGGATTTGATATCGTGAAGGATAAAATAGCCCTAGAAGAAGAGACCAAAGTAGTCCCACTGAAGAAAAAAGACATCAATTGGTCTTGGTACGTGGGTTGGGCCGCATCGGTATTGCTGGCCGTTGGTCTTTTTTGGATGTATATGCAAAACCAAGAATTAAAATCCAACATGCTAAGTATTGAAAAACAGAACAAAGCTTTGGAGCAGGAAATCATGGATTCAAAAGTTTCTTTGGAAAAATCAAAAGCATTGCTCGCCACCATTAGAAATAAAAATATTACCGTTGTTCCCCTAGAAGGGCAAGCGGTCTCCCCAGCATCATACGCAAAAGCCTACTGGAACAACAAAGAGCAAAAACTGCTCATTGACGCCCAAGGGCTTCCCGAACCCCCGCAAGGCATGGTGTATCAGGTTTGGTCATTACAACTTAATCCGCTTACACCAACCAGCATTGGCCTTTTAGACGACTTTACCGAGGACGAAAACAGAATTTTCGCATTGAACAATCCCAACCAATCCGAAGCTTTTGGTATTACGTTAGAGCCTGCAGGGGGTAGCGAATCTCCCAATTTAGAGCAATTGTATACTTTGGGAGCCGTTTCTTCATAATCGAAAAAGCTGAATAACCTTGAGAAAAAGCTATTGTCCTTTTTGAGCAAATATCAGCTATGGGATGAATAGCTGTGTTTTGCGCCAACATCGTAGGCCGTTGAAAGCTTATCCAATATACGTTTACATGAGTTGTTATTCTTCTAGTCAGTTGAACTGGTACAAAATTCAAAATCGAATATATCATCAAACAATGTAGTAGTGATATGCCAATTCATGTGATTTTAAAGAACAAAAAACGGATTTCAACTCTACAGAACTAGCCAGAGCATTTTTTACCTTAAGTTCTTATTCTCCGATGCGGATTTTTATTTATTTCAACCAAAAAATATACTCCAATTGCCAGAATAACATTAAAATGAACAACGGTGACATACGATTATATATCTACCGTGCGCCTATGCATTCGCAAAGCCCCTACCACCCATTTTGGCAAAGGTTTAAAAGGGTTTCTTTTTTTTAGATTGATATGGATTCCGAGTCTTTTAAAAATGGGAACCTTATGGGTTTCGACCAGCTCTATCAAAGTACCGTCGGGGTCTTCCATATAGGCAAAACGACCCGCCGCATCGCCCATATCAAAACTATCGGCACTATCTACCTTAAAGTGATACCCCAATTTATCCGTTTCATCTTTTAGGGCATTTAAACCACTGATGTCAAAACATAAATGGATATATCCCAAATCGCCCCATAGGCGATTTTCGTATATGGTGTTGGGACTTCTTTCCAAAACTTGGACCAGCTCAATCTGTGAAGGTCCGTACAACTCGCCAAAGCCACCAAATTTTCTATTTTCATGTGTTAACACCACCTTTCTAAAGGGTCTGTGACCACCTGAGATTTTTGAAAATTCCGTAAATGTATCGGTCGTATCGGACACAATAACAGTATAGCCTAGGACCTTTTGATAAAATGACAAGGAATCGCCTATATCAGAGACACCGATAATAGCTCCTAAAACGCCACCGGAACTAGACTTTGAACTAAAAAAACAGTAATCATCCTGTACTATCTGTACCCAATTGCCCCAAGGATCTGTGAAGAAAAAATAGGAATCAAAATAAACCTCGGTTAAATTGCCAAGCGATATTCTTTTGAATCTTTCATGGGTTTTTCCCAAATTCTTGGTACGTAACTTCATTACGTTGATACCTAAATCGCCCAACTGAAATTCATTTTTAGAAGCTTGCGGGGTTCTGCTCTTGAATTGCCATATTTCCAACCCACCACCACCAACCATGTTCATGGCCAAAATAGCATACCTATCCTCAATATTCCCAGCAGTATACCGCGTCATTAAATCGGCCTTGGATTCGTCCTCGAACACCAGTATATCAAAACCCAAATGTTTTCGGTACCAATTAAAGACTTCTTTGGCATGGGCAACACCTATACCTATTTGCTGAATACCATTAATGACTTTTCCCATTAAGACGGTTGTGTATTATTCCGATACGGTGTACGAATCAAACAATCGTGCAATGATTTCAATTTACGTGCAGGATATCCCATTTTAAAGAGAACCACCAAAAGGAGGTTAGAGAGGTTTACCCGTATGTAAGAGTTGTTTTCATATTTTCGAGCGGATACAACTAAGTCGTTCTTTATGATTTTGTATTTAATACGATTTTTTTTCATTCGTTGAAAAAATTCAAAGTCTTCCATTACCACCTGGTTTTCGTCAAACTTTCCCAATGCTTCAAAAAGTGTTTTTTGAATAAAAAGGCATTGATCGCCCCCTCCTGTAAAAATTCCATCTTTGGCGGTAAAGGAAGCATTTATTTTTAGGAAAAAGCTTTCTTTATCAAATCGATATGAGAAAAACCCGGCTTCAAATCCGCCATCCATAGTTTTTTCAATGTCCAACAGAAACGATTTTGGAGGTTGTACATCGGCATGCAAAAAAACAAGTACGTTACCTTTGGCCATACCTGCCGCCCTATTCATCTGGGTCGCCCTACCTCTACCATCACATTTGATAAGTTTTATATAGGGTGGGACTTTTATATTTTCCGAACCATCGGTCGTATCACAAGAAATCGATATGATCACC from Costertonia aggregata harbors:
- a CDS encoding VOC family protein; its protein translation is MGKVINGIQQIGIGVAHAKEVFNWYRKHLGFDILVFEDESKADLMTRYTAGNIEDRYAILAMNMVGGGGLEIWQFKSRTPQASKNEFQLGDLGINVMKLRTKNLGKTHERFKRISLGNLTEVYFDSYFFFTDPWGNWVQIVQDDYCFFSSKSSSGGVLGAIIGVSDIGDSLSFYQKVLGYTVIVSDTTDTFTEFSKISGGHRPFRKVVLTHENRKFGGFGELYGPSQIELVQVLERSPNTIYENRLWGDLGYIHLCFDISGLNALKDETDKLGYHFKVDSADSFDMGDAAGRFAYMEDPDGTLIELVETHKVPIFKRLGIHINLKKRNPFKPLPKWVVGALRMHRRTVDI
- a CDS encoding YdeI/OmpD-associated family protein is translated as MKSPAFEISITGSYYSLLLPEKIVKPFLEKKLKRVKAKASFQGKELEFHAAIQKRNGQHYMMFGKRYQKELGIFPNDYFKLQFFEDTSKYGVEMPEELDAVLLSDYDAHEIFESFTDGKKRGLIYAISRYKNSQTRIDKSLILCENLKRGLRDNRILLKSD
- a CDS encoding RNA polymerase sigma factor, with translation MQLEVLVKNFRKKDMAAFERLHAMYAENICGAINTIVKNDVLAQEICQDVFVKIWNNAETYNPSKGRFFTWVLNIARNAAIDKIRSRSYKNEKKNLSTDHFVGIVESSEDEPRNFDAAGLKKLVKNLKEKCIQIIDLIYFKGYTQKEVAEELEIPIGTVKTRNRSCISQLRENMKL
- a CDS encoding bifunctional alpha/beta hydrolase/OsmC family protein; the protein is MNLQKITFKNAEGQTLVGRLEMPVDQHPHNYAIFAHCFTCNKNLLAIKNIGKALTANGFAVLRFDFTGLGESEGDFADTNFSGNVSDLVAAARYLGNHYKAPTLLIGHSLGGAASIFAAAEIPSVKAVATIGAPSNPVHVQHLLKSGIAEIEANGKAVVNLSGRDFTIKKQFLDDLENKPLTTVAKKLRKPLLLLHSPQDDTVGIKNAEEIYVAAHHPKSFVSLDGADHLLMDKKDSQYVGKVIAGWSQRYVDIPSENTLKTKHQVVASLDGEDGFTTPMKVGRHFLTADEPVDVGGNDYGPSPYELVSAGLSACTAMTIQMYAKRKGWPVENVQVHTSYDKSHAEDCMDCESDNAKIDTFNREIKLTGNIDEKQIERILQIADKCPVHRTLHSKTQVITKLIT
- a CDS encoding anti-sigma factor; protein product: MDSKTYIASGILELYVAGTLSDKENLEVYEYAQKHPEILKEIEAIEASILKLSEKASPGLPHGFDIVKDKIALEEETKVVPLKKKDINWSWYVGWAASVLLAVGLFWMYMQNQELKSNMLSIEKQNKALEQEIMDSKVSLEKSKALLATIRNKNITVVPLEGQAVSPASYAKAYWNNKEQKLLIDAQGLPEPPQGMVYQVWSLQLNPLTPTSIGLLDDFTEDENRIFALNNPNQSEAFGITLEPAGGSESPNLEQLYTLGAVSS
- a CDS encoding glycosyltransferase → MITIIIPAHNERENLLKLVHYIDNPVVASNAEVIISISCDTTDGSENIKVPPYIKLIKCDGRGRATQMNRAAGMAKGNVLVFLHADVQPPKSFLLDIEKTMDGGFEAGFFSYRFDKESFFLKINASFTAKDGIFTGGGDQCLFIQKTLFEALGKFDENQVVMEDFEFFQRMKKNRIKYKIIKNDLVVSARKYENNSYIRVNLSNLLLVVLFKMGYPARKLKSLHDCLIRTPYRNNTQPS
- a CDS encoding superoxide dismutase family protein; its protein translation is MKRIQTLALGLILTASFSCKEVKKEAEEAKEEIEETAKETKEEVMAETIKFTMQPKSDSKVTGEVTFKEEDGKVMMMASLSGLTEGEHAIHIHEKADCSSADGKSTGGHWNPTAQPHGKWGAEEGYHKGDIGNFPADADGNATIEFATDEWCIGCEDESKNIVGKAVIVHEGVDDYTSQPSGAAGKRVSCTGIIQ